The genomic interval TTTGCGTGCTCGAAGAAGCGGAATCCGGATCGACAAAGAACAGGACGCCAAGCTGGCGTTCGGGCGTGAGATTCTTTGCCGTCCATTCGAATGTGGTCGGCGAAACATTTTTCGCTTCCAGCGGGCAGAACGCGACCAGATTGACGGCCGCGCCCTTGTCGACCGTCAGTCGATAGTGGCCGACCGGCCCGCGCCATCCGCCCGCAGCGAGATGCGTGACGCTGTAAAGCTCATAGGAAGGTTTGCGTAAAAAGGCCCGGCGCACGGCATCGTCGATGCAATAGGCCCGCGTCGCCGAGCCGCCCGGGTCAACACTCGAACCTATGTCGCTCAAGTATTCGGAAACCGGGGCATAGCTTATCTCGACGCGCGTTTCGCCCGGCTCGAAGGTCTGGTCCCACTCGAAATCGGCCTGATAGTTCCATTGCGCCGTGTCACCATGAACCAGGCCGCTCGCTTCAAGCTTCGTCTGCACCTGCGAAGGCAGGTGCTGCCACGGCGACTCTCCATCGGGGCCGGAGAGCAAGGGCACGCCGGCGTCGAGTAATTGCCGTGTCACGTCCTTTCCATCCAGCAGCGCATGGCCGTGGCCGGCGAACGCCAGCGGCTTGCCGTTCACGCGCACGGAAAGGTTCAGATAATTGGGTGGCTGCGTGTCTGCGGCGAGTCCCGCGGCCTCGGAGTTCTCGCTGAGGGCTGCGATATCGGGATTGGCATCCACCGGCATCTCGGGCATGGCGAAGCTGAAATGTGCTGTCTGATGCGCGGGAGATTTGAAGATATAA from Nitrobacter sp. NHB1 carries:
- a CDS encoding DUF4424 family protein, translating into MVDTQPVQRRIPDGTGRKQAGPVLSRASAKTGGRQMMRTLLAALCCATTFAAIPALAESEGRGVGYAATGPVFDLPAGMSVERQEVHISLHSVRLAYIFKSPAHQTAHFSFAMPEMPVDANPDIAALSENSEAAGLAADTQPPNYLNLSVRVNGKPLAFAGHGHALLDGKDVTRQLLDAGVPLLSGPDGESPWQHLPSQVQTKLEASGLVHGDTAQWNYQADFEWDQTFEPGETRVEISYAPVSEYLSDIGSSVDPGGSATRAYCIDDAVRRAFLRKPSYELYSVTHLAAGGWRGPVGHYRLTVDKGAAVNLVAFCPLEAKNVSPTTFEWTAKNLTPERQLGVLFFVDPDSASSSTQK